The Asticcacaulis excentricus CB 48 genome includes a window with the following:
- a CDS encoding globin-coupled sensor protein, whose translation MSEATKFDARAVAIELAFFEISSGVGEVLREHKSYIMHMLPTVLDEFYDHVKKFAEIRSFFNSDDHIAHAKQKQIEHWEIITDGKFDDSYFSSVNKIGDVHNKIGLQPKWYIGGYSFLLTNLISSINETNPLPWKRDKLNAVQRQALSSAITRAVMMDMNFAIGVYIAAGESDRRDMLAKIALDFEQSVAAMSNRVMESADKISKSSDAIEEHASKAANRVRDVVGTSKNTSHSVNTIAISTEELSGAIGEIARQAADASTATNNAKLDADRTSSQIEDLSIAAQKIGDVVALINNIAAKTNLLALNATIEAARAGDAGKGFAVVASEVKQLANQTATATSTISEQVNGIQESTVAAVTAMKRISALIGGLDGIATAIAAAVEEQGAATRDITANIQKSAAGTQEVVTQIGDVANANEEVFGSAKELQSASSYLIGTSTALREEVDRFLRKVRA comes from the coding sequence ATGAGTGAGGCAACAAAATTCGATGCCAGGGCAGTTGCTATTGAGCTGGCATTTTTTGAAATCTCCTCAGGTGTTGGAGAAGTTCTTCGAGAGCACAAATCTTACATCATGCACATGCTTCCTACGGTTCTAGATGAATTCTACGATCATGTGAAAAAATTTGCAGAAATCAGATCCTTCTTCAATTCTGATGACCATATAGCTCACGCAAAACAAAAACAGATTGAACATTGGGAAATCATAACTGATGGAAAATTCGACGATAGCTATTTTAGTTCTGTGAATAAAATTGGAGACGTTCACAATAAAATAGGACTACAGCCGAAATGGTACATTGGCGGTTACAGTTTTCTTTTGACCAACCTTATCAGCAGTATCAATGAGACAAACCCACTACCCTGGAAGCGGGATAAGTTAAATGCAGTGCAGAGGCAGGCTCTATCCAGCGCAATCACCAGGGCGGTGATGATGGATATGAATTTCGCGATAGGTGTATACATCGCCGCTGGTGAAAGTGACCGTCGCGATATGCTTGCCAAGATTGCTCTGGACTTCGAACAATCCGTGGCCGCTATGAGTAATCGTGTTATGGAGTCTGCCGATAAAATTAGCAAGTCATCTGATGCGATTGAAGAGCATGCTAGTAAGGCCGCAAATCGTGTTCGTGATGTTGTTGGCACATCAAAAAATACATCTCATAGCGTGAACACAATCGCCATATCTACCGAGGAATTGTCAGGTGCTATAGGCGAGATTGCAAGACAAGCCGCTGATGCATCCACAGCGACAAATAACGCGAAGTTGGACGCCGATCGCACGTCGTCTCAAATTGAAGACCTGTCAATTGCGGCACAAAAAATCGGCGACGTGGTGGCTCTTATCAACAATATTGCCGCTAAAACCAATTTGCTTGCGTTAAATGCGACCATAGAGGCGGCAAGAGCGGGAGACGCTGGGAAAGGCTTCGCAGTGGTGGCGTCTGAGGTCAAACAGCTTGCCAATCAGACCGCAACCGCGACCTCCACGATTTCGGAACAGGTCAATGGCATTCAGGAATCAACGGTGGCCGCAGTGACTGCCATGAAGCGGATATCCGCTCTAATTGGAGGCCTTGACGGAATCGCCACTGCAATCGCGGCAGCGGTTGAGGAGCAGGGGGCCGCAACACGTGATATCACGGCAAACATTCAAAAATCAGCGGCAGGCACCCAAGAGGTCGTCACCCAAATTGGTGACGTCGCGAACGCAAACGAGGAGGTTTTCGGCTCAGCAAAGGAGCTACAGTCGGCTTCTTCATACCTAATCGGGACGAGCACCGCGCTTCGGGAAGAGGTGGACAGATTTCTGCGCAAGGTGCGCGCGTAG
- a CDS encoding LytTR family DNA-binding domain-containing protein: MTLIALSWTVAGRILRRVPSIIFDLTGAFASLLTTYCLVIFQKRSINIFSISSVFIYVFYIVIIVHVSIFLWSVIIPKILLEIRSRDNFLALKPIDEVVETDETAKHEASVPPVQNSSDENRTVVVGNSRILLTSIQHISAEGNYVRVHTSNSSYFEAATMKMVLSQVPVNLGLRTHRSHWVSYSAIHSVESDGRTLKVNLTSGVQVPVSRSNLGRVKRLASPDNTVECK, encoded by the coding sequence ATGACGCTTATAGCGCTGTCTTGGACGGTCGCCGGTAGGATTTTGCGCAGAGTTCCGTCAATCATTTTTGATCTGACCGGCGCTTTTGCGAGCCTGTTGACAACATATTGTTTGGTGATCTTTCAAAAAAGGTCAATAAATATTTTTAGCATATCAAGTGTATTTATATATGTTTTCTACATTGTTATAATTGTACATGTAAGCATTTTTTTGTGGTCTGTTATTATCCCGAAAATTCTTCTCGAAATACGCTCTCGGGACAATTTTTTGGCACTAAAACCGATCGATGAGGTCGTCGAGACCGATGAAACGGCCAAACATGAAGCGTCTGTTCCTCCGGTGCAAAATAGTAGCGATGAAAATAGAACAGTCGTGGTTGGAAACTCAAGGATACTGCTTACCTCCATTCAGCACATAAGTGCCGAGGGTAACTACGTCAGAGTTCATACTAGCAATTCAAGTTATTTTGAGGCAGCCACCATGAAGATGGTTCTGTCGCAAGTTCCAGTCAATCTCGGACTGCGTACCCACAGAAGCCATTGGGTATCCTATTCAGCTATCCATAGCGTGGAAAGCGATGGCCGCACTTTGAAAGTTAACCTAACTTCGGGTGTCCAAGTGCCCGTATCGAGAAGCAACTTGGGCCGCGTAAAAAGACTCGCTAGCCCTGACAACACAGTTGAGTGTAAATAA
- a CDS encoding RcnB family protein yields the protein MKRIVSASILLMMATSLATANMAVAQPQHNDSRTQAARKDDRSDRDNRGWHTKSDFRKGGHVAYIDWQRGRAVDYRKVRGLSKPPKGYEWRKVDNRYVLASGATGIITAIILSR from the coding sequence ATGAAACGCATCGTATCCGCTTCCATCCTGCTGATGATGGCAACCTCGCTGGCCACCGCCAATATGGCTGTCGCTCAGCCGCAACACAACGACAGCCGTACACAGGCTGCCCGCAAGGACGACCGTAGTGACCGCGATAATCGCGGCTGGCACACGAAGTCCGATTTCCGTAAAGGGGGACACGTCGCCTACATCGACTGGCAGCGTGGTCGCGCAGTCGATTACCGCAAAGTCCGGGGCCTGTCGAAGCCGCCCAAAGGCTACGAATGGCGCAAGGTTGATAACCGCTATGTCTTGGCTTCGGGCGCGACCGGTATCATCACCGCGATTATCCTGAGCCGCTAA
- a CDS encoding helix-turn-helix domain-containing protein, which translates to MSLHSLPHPIPHEMTGSDVIIVYIPRQRFGGIAGQMDGLVNGELAAAGSGLSAYLGMIDRILPILTMSASRHFATALIKLVTRVVAEKVAQGSFARFSALALKQRVYQFIEDNLSNPSLGPGSIARQMGLSRAALYRLFDVEAGVSATIENHRVKAAVRLIQDGGKDLSIAVVATRVGYKNVTSFSRAFSRRMGITACTLKKRIDDERNQSD; encoded by the coding sequence GTGTCCCTGCACTCCCTGCCGCATCCGATTCCTCACGAAATGACAGGTTCGGATGTCATTATTGTCTATATCCCCCGCCAGCGTTTTGGGGGGATAGCCGGGCAAATGGACGGTCTTGTCAATGGCGAGCTTGCCGCCGCGGGATCTGGCCTGTCGGCTTATCTCGGTATGATCGACCGTATCCTCCCTATACTGACAATGTCAGCCAGTCGTCATTTTGCTACCGCCCTCATCAAGCTGGTTACCCGAGTGGTCGCGGAAAAAGTTGCCCAGGGCTCATTCGCCAGATTCTCTGCCCTCGCGCTTAAACAGCGCGTTTACCAGTTTATAGAGGACAATCTCTCGAATCCCAGTTTAGGGCCGGGCTCCATTGCGAGGCAGATGGGACTATCTCGAGCGGCTCTTTACCGACTGTTTGATGTCGAGGCGGGTGTGTCAGCAACAATTGAAAACCATCGCGTGAAAGCGGCCGTGAGATTGATCCAGGATGGCGGAAAAGACCTCTCCATCGCTGTCGTTGCTACCAGGGTTGGCTACAAGAACGTAACCTCATTTTCGAGGGCCTTTTCCCGAAGAATGGGGATTACGGCATGCACGCTTAAAAAAAGGATCGATGACGAACGCAATCAATCAGATTGA
- a CDS encoding AraC family transcriptional regulator: MSNIIGGSNNIIPQSLMSRYFSGNILVEQVEMPDDDNALIADVVSFGSFVLVEERLPPMIYRRSRRLAESSSLDHYLLVFSHSENATVKCLIADGVYKAFETVPHSVHLLSLSHPYWATSTGGARSVLYIRRDFFTALSGSLDGLLGQPIRSPYRDLLFDVLKSLVDAARGSGATDLKHFFFLIRDILSAYAEDNRRVGESNFVSPTSVKATIRDYLVQNISDNHLSFGTLVSKFKLSKTTLYRLFEPEGGVTKYVNQLRGVMAARRIRDMGPHTHLHLEAKKIGLRDSKQLLEFSNKYCDCLLDKDASFQPEPKEKAQISFQLLIKKSLEFPVI, encoded by the coding sequence TTGTCCAACATCATCGGCGGCTCAAATAATATTATACCGCAATCGCTCATGTCGCGATATTTCAGCGGAAACATTCTTGTTGAGCAAGTAGAGATGCCTGACGACGATAATGCACTTATTGCGGATGTCGTCAGCTTTGGAAGCTTCGTGCTGGTCGAAGAGCGGTTACCGCCAATGATCTATAGACGATCACGGCGCCTGGCTGAGTCCTCCTCCCTGGATCATTATCTTTTGGTTTTCAGTCATAGCGAGAACGCAACGGTGAAATGCCTGATTGCGGATGGCGTATATAAAGCCTTCGAAACGGTTCCTCATTCGGTGCACCTTCTCTCCCTCTCCCATCCCTATTGGGCAACTTCGACGGGAGGGGCGCGATCCGTGCTGTATATCCGCAGAGATTTTTTCACCGCTTTGAGCGGGTCCCTGGACGGTCTGTTAGGCCAACCGATACGGTCCCCCTACCGAGACCTGCTTTTTGACGTGCTAAAATCACTCGTGGACGCGGCCAGAGGATCTGGCGCAACAGACCTAAAGCACTTCTTCTTTTTAATCAGAGATATATTATCAGCATATGCCGAAGACAATCGACGTGTGGGTGAGAGCAATTTCGTGAGCCCGACTTCTGTGAAGGCCACTATACGTGATTATCTGGTTCAGAATATTTCAGATAATCATCTGAGTTTTGGAACATTGGTTTCAAAATTTAAATTGTCCAAAACAACCCTCTACCGCCTGTTTGAGCCAGAGGGTGGCGTTACTAAATATGTCAATCAATTACGAGGCGTTATGGCGGCGCGCCGAATTCGCGACATGGGCCCCCACACACACCTTCATTTAGAAGCCAAAAAAATAGGGCTTCGCGACTCAAAGCAACTCTTAGAATTCAGCAATAAGTACTGCGACTGCCTTCTTGATAAAGATGCGTCATTTCAACCGGAACCAAAAGAAAAAGCACAAATTTCATTTCAGTTACTGATTAAAAAGTCTCTAGAATTTCCAGTCATTTAA
- a CDS encoding globin-coupled sensor protein, whose protein sequence is MTDSVNSQRLNFHGLDSNIRDTLRANKAFILGELPSALDAFYDHVARFEETAKFFKNRQHMMHAKAMQLKHWELITNGKFGTDYLTSVTKIGEVHNKIGLEPHWYIGAYNFLLCAMIEAVARRYARRLPAFRLRSQPTQNALQLQKALVKAVMLDTDYAISVYLDAGKRERSETLAALANTFEASVGGIVANVSESASGLSGTAAELSERSQQVLRQSASVSSVSERASNDVQTVAAASEELAASIGEISRQVGDAAVIASQAMAEAATTATQIETLSHAADSIGEIVGIISGIASQTNLLALNATIEAARAGEAGKGFAVVATEVKSLANETARATQSIERQISEIQTSTSQSVDAIRNITIVIDQLNQVASAIASSVSQQRAATDEISRNILLVSNGTQEVAMNIGVVNQAANNTSEASEYVLRSANHLAQQASKLQSEVESFLKQARSS, encoded by the coding sequence ATGACTGACTCTGTGAACTCTCAGCGCCTGAACTTTCACGGTCTGGATAGCAATATCCGGGATACGCTACGGGCAAATAAGGCGTTTATTCTCGGCGAGTTGCCTTCGGCCCTTGATGCCTTCTACGATCACGTGGCGCGGTTTGAAGAAACGGCAAAGTTTTTCAAGAACCGGCAACACATGATGCATGCCAAGGCCATGCAGCTCAAGCACTGGGAACTCATAACGAACGGCAAGTTCGGTACCGACTATCTCACTTCTGTCACCAAGATAGGAGAGGTACATAACAAGATAGGGCTAGAACCGCACTGGTATATCGGCGCTTACAATTTTCTTTTGTGCGCAATGATTGAAGCCGTGGCACGTCGTTACGCGCGGCGCCTGCCCGCTTTCCGCCTTCGCTCGCAGCCAACTCAAAATGCGCTGCAATTGCAGAAGGCGCTTGTAAAGGCCGTTATGCTGGACACGGACTACGCTATCTCAGTTTATCTCGATGCCGGCAAACGAGAACGGTCGGAGACTCTGGCCGCGCTGGCAAATACCTTTGAAGCTTCTGTCGGCGGAATCGTTGCCAATGTTAGCGAAAGCGCCTCCGGGCTCAGCGGAACCGCCGCTGAGCTTTCCGAGCGGTCCCAGCAGGTTTTACGGCAATCCGCGTCGGTAAGCAGTGTCTCAGAGCGCGCATCGAACGACGTGCAAACCGTTGCCGCTGCCTCAGAGGAATTGGCTGCCTCTATCGGCGAGATTTCCCGTCAAGTTGGTGACGCGGCGGTCATAGCCTCGCAGGCCATGGCAGAGGCAGCCACTACGGCCACACAAATTGAAACCCTATCGCATGCTGCGGATAGTATCGGCGAGATCGTCGGTATTATCAGCGGGATCGCTAGCCAAACCAATCTTCTCGCGCTCAATGCGACGATTGAAGCCGCGAGAGCTGGCGAGGCTGGAAAGGGTTTCGCGGTCGTTGCGACAGAAGTAAAATCGCTCGCGAACGAAACGGCGCGCGCCACTCAATCGATTGAGCGTCAGATATCAGAGATCCAGACCTCCACATCGCAGTCTGTCGACGCTATCCGAAACATTACGATTGTTATTGATCAGCTCAATCAGGTCGCATCAGCCATTGCCTCCTCTGTGTCCCAGCAACGGGCCGCCACGGACGAAATATCACGCAATATTTTGCTTGTTTCGAATGGTACACAGGAGGTCGCGATGAACATAGGCGTCGTCAATCAGGCCGCAAACAACACCTCTGAGGCTTCGGAATATGTGCTCAGGTCTGCGAACCATCTGGCACAGCAAGCGAGCAAGCTACAGTCCGAGGTTGAGTCTTTCTTAAAACAGGCACGGTCCTCTTGA
- a CDS encoding response regulator, producing the protein MPNTVLILEDSKTQALIIAGLFERNGFKADFSHTRHEALHKLSSRRYALVVLDVFIGDENTLDFLDLYRKAARDAPMAIMTAGRRDMPMAGSQALNKARRSHVDFLLPKPFDFNDVHQICEEAERISRRKGPAKRILVIDDDAYARIMYRSYLEEEGFYVAESTSVEDALVRLEITRVDAILIDLIMPGVGGITGIKVIGATWPDVPIIAMTGYAQNPETLAKAISRGAVSALAKPFTKEVLLSELKKALSDDRIVEI; encoded by the coding sequence ATGCCAAACACCGTTTTGATTCTCGAGGACTCGAAAACACAAGCACTTATTATTGCAGGGCTTTTTGAAAGAAACGGTTTTAAGGCGGATTTTAGCCATACACGTCATGAGGCACTTCATAAGTTAAGCAGTCGCCGGTATGCCCTTGTCGTCCTAGACGTATTTATCGGAGACGAGAATACCCTTGACTTCCTCGACCTATACCGAAAGGCGGCGAGGGACGCCCCCATGGCGATCATGACCGCCGGCAGACGAGACATGCCGATGGCGGGAAGCCAGGCGCTAAATAAGGCTCGCCGCTCACACGTTGATTTCCTTCTCCCAAAACCTTTTGACTTCAATGATGTGCATCAGATTTGCGAGGAGGCCGAGCGGATTAGTCGACGTAAGGGGCCAGCCAAACGGATTCTAGTGATTGATGACGATGCCTATGCTCGGATTATGTATCGTAGTTATCTCGAAGAGGAGGGGTTCTATGTGGCCGAGAGCACTTCTGTTGAAGACGCTCTGGTCAGGCTGGAGATTACACGCGTAGACGCCATACTTATCGATCTGATCATGCCGGGTGTCGGGGGGATCACGGGTATCAAGGTCATTGGAGCCACATGGCCCGATGTACCGATTATCGCCATGACGGGGTATGCTCAAAATCCTGAGACTCTTGCAAAGGCGATATCCCGGGGTGCCGTGAGTGCTTTGGCAAAGCCATTTACCAAAGAGGTCCTGCTGAGTGAGTTGAAGAAGGCGCTGAGCGATGACCGGATAGTGGAAATTTAA
- a CDS encoding PadR family transcriptional regulator, whose amino-acid sequence MNILQESLTELEGAILSEIHHRAARTAFKVRMAFQDSRSLEWRGSAGAVYPAIRRLTERGLIMSEPTGSGRRTSLLSLTALGITRLENWICDLPRASSVGLDPFRLRAGMWSQLTRARREEALPRLRQTIEDEIQSMETYMQTLDPVERPRIELAIELNLTRLRWLDKHEHTVP is encoded by the coding sequence ATGAATATTTTGCAAGAAAGCCTCACCGAACTCGAAGGGGCCATCCTGTCGGAGATCCATCACCGGGCGGCTAGGACGGCCTTCAAGGTACGCATGGCCTTTCAGGACTCGCGGTCGCTGGAGTGGCGGGGGAGCGCCGGTGCTGTATACCCTGCTATCCGTCGCCTGACCGAACGCGGGCTTATTATGTCAGAGCCAACCGGTTCGGGCCGGCGGACCAGTCTTTTGTCTCTGACAGCCCTTGGGATCACGAGATTGGAAAACTGGATCTGTGACCTCCCCCGGGCCTCGAGCGTTGGCCTTGATCCCTTCCGCCTGCGTGCCGGGATGTGGTCCCAACTGACCCGCGCACGCCGGGAGGAAGCCCTCCCCCGATTGCGGCAAACCATAGAGGACGAAATCCAGTCTATGGAAACCTACATGCAAACCCTTGACCCGGTCGAACGCCCCCGAATTGAACTGGCGATCGAGCTGAACCTCACGCGGCTGCGTTGGCTCGATAAACATGAGCACACCGTGCCATGA
- a CDS encoding retropepsin-like aspartic protease, producing MMRVNGGHPAPVVFDTGTNGNLLYKSYADYLGVPNVGPSNSVDGSTGLPVPGYTTRLSGVTLGGYAIAEGPATVFEFRDEDEVGIFGPNSFPGKLVEMDLAHGELRIVDPVSPLSPKDPGHAYSQDERLPVVTLDLPGASVEATLDTGNDSAFLLPLSLASQIKLKSELRKIGIATSAAGTQPVYEAVADGPVRVGGVVVDSPVVRFIKGGTANVGLPTMRKLRFVFDPTNELTWVLPKKD from the coding sequence ATGATGCGCGTCAATGGGGGCCACCCGGCACCTGTGGTCTTTGACACCGGAACAAATGGTAATCTGCTTTACAAGTCCTACGCAGACTACCTCGGCGTTCCGAACGTTGGCCCCTCAAACTCGGTTGACGGAAGCACTGGCTTACCCGTTCCCGGTTATACGACCCGACTTTCCGGCGTAACCTTAGGCGGCTATGCCATAGCGGAGGGGCCAGCGACCGTCTTTGAGTTCAGGGATGAGGACGAGGTGGGCATTTTCGGTCCCAACAGCTTCCCCGGTAAGCTCGTCGAAATGGATCTGGCACATGGAGAACTGAGAATAGTCGATCCCGTCTCGCCATTATCACCCAAAGATCCGGGCCATGCATACTCACAAGATGAGAGGCTTCCTGTTGTGACACTGGACCTTCCCGGTGCCTCAGTTGAAGCGACGCTCGACACCGGCAATGACAGCGCTTTCCTGTTGCCCCTCTCGCTCGCCAGCCAGATCAAACTCAAAAGCGAGCTCCGTAAAATAGGGATCGCCACCTCTGCGGCTGGCACGCAACCGGTTTATGAGGCCGTCGCGGATGGTCCTGTCCGTGTTGGCGGGGTGGTGGTCGATAGTCCTGTCGTGCGGTTCATAAAAGGAGGGACAGCTAATGTCGGGTTGCCGACGATGCGAAAACTGAGGTTCGTTTTTGACCCGACCAATGAACTGACCTGGGTGCTCCCCAAAAAGGATTAG
- a CDS encoding serine hydrolase domain-containing protein, translating to MKDNVAALSKRTVLCGAVSVLVHASLAKAGSGVALPDMIQTLREHRVESASVALIRNGRLVAAEAWGMAGPNHAATVATRYNLASLTKPLTAEIILRLVSAGKLSLDEPMDAYWSDPDLASDPRRKSLTVRMALSHRAGLPNWRDAKGLAFDHDPGTTTGYSGEGYQYAARYAEHRTGQSFESLAQRWLFMPAHMRSSGYVSTQGVSGPVATPYDDMGRTIPVEPVTHYNAADLVHATASDYARFLIAVWQDKGLSSAVATERSRSQADLYPQTCGGAKAATCPPWIGFGLGWQLLGFPGGTTLLHTGKDAGAFTFATIDRANGDGIVILTNSDNGWRLILPLLERTRSQPKLIDFLRGQMNG from the coding sequence ATGAAAGATAATGTTGCTGCGTTATCAAAACGAACGGTTCTCTGCGGTGCCGTCTCCGTATTGGTACATGCCTCACTGGCGAAAGCCGGGTCGGGCGTCGCTTTACCGGATATGATCCAGACGTTGCGCGAGCACCGTGTGGAGAGTGCATCGGTTGCGCTGATCCGTAACGGTCGCCTGGTCGCGGCAGAGGCCTGGGGTATGGCGGGACCTAACCATGCGGCGACCGTTGCCACACGCTACAATCTGGCTTCGCTGACCAAGCCCCTGACCGCAGAGATCATCCTGCGACTCGTATCGGCGGGCAAACTCTCGCTGGATGAGCCGATGGATGCGTACTGGAGCGATCCCGATTTAGCGAGCGACCCTCGACGGAAGAGCCTCACGGTTCGCATGGCGTTGAGCCATCGCGCCGGATTACCGAACTGGCGCGATGCCAAGGGCCTTGCCTTTGATCACGACCCGGGGACGACGACAGGCTATTCGGGCGAAGGCTACCAGTATGCGGCACGCTATGCTGAGCATCGGACAGGGCAGTCATTCGAATCCCTCGCCCAGCGCTGGCTCTTTATGCCAGCCCACATGCGTTCGTCGGGATATGTATCTACACAGGGGGTGTCAGGCCCGGTCGCCACGCCTTATGATGACATGGGCAGGACCATACCGGTTGAACCCGTCACCCATTACAACGCTGCTGATCTGGTCCACGCCACCGCCAGCGATTACGCGCGCTTTCTTATCGCTGTATGGCAAGACAAGGGCCTGTCCTCGGCGGTTGCCACGGAACGCAGCCGGTCTCAGGCGGATCTGTATCCCCAGACGTGTGGCGGTGCGAAAGCGGCCACCTGTCCGCCGTGGATCGGCTTCGGCCTGGGGTGGCAACTCCTCGGGTTTCCCGGCGGTACGACCCTGTTGCATACGGGTAAGGATGCGGGTGCATTTACCTTTGCGACCATCGATCGGGCCAATGGGGATGGGATTGTCATCCTCACCAATAGCGATAATGGATGGCGCCTTATTCTGCCGCTTCTTGAGCGCACGCGCAGCCAGCCTAAACTGATCGACTTTCTGCGCGGTCAAATGAACGGATAG
- a CDS encoding nuclear transport factor 2 family protein, with translation MTTAIAIAAALLATPADLPSDPLTTEIRALDAKVFDAYNHCDLETFSAYFDPKVAFYHDTGGATFDRDAVVDGVRKYICCKVKRELITEGFHVYPIKDYGAIEEGEHRFCEMATGQCEGIAKFVMVWAKRDGAWQITSVLSYGHRAATAAEQTKAADQ, from the coding sequence ATGACGACTGCAATTGCCATCGCCGCGGCTTTACTGGCGACCCCCGCCGATCTGCCCAGTGATCCGCTAACCACTGAAATCCGCGCGCTCGATGCGAAAGTGTTCGACGCCTATAACCACTGTGACCTCGAGACCTTCTCAGCCTATTTTGATCCCAAAGTTGCCTTTTATCATGATACGGGCGGGGCGACGTTTGACCGCGACGCCGTGGTAGACGGGGTTCGCAAATACATATGCTGCAAGGTGAAGCGGGAGCTGATAACAGAAGGCTTCCACGTCTATCCCATCAAAGACTATGGTGCTATCGAGGAAGGGGAGCATCGGTTTTGCGAGATGGCCACCGGTCAATGTGAGGGCATAGCCAAGTTCGTGATGGTCTGGGCGAAGCGGGATGGGGCATGGCAAATCACCAGCGTCCTCAGCTATGGCCATCGCGCCGCGACGGCCGCGGAACAAACGAAAGCCGCTGACCAATAG